A genomic region of Dactylococcopsis salina PCC 8305 contains the following coding sequences:
- a CDS encoding DUF3110 domain-containing protein — MRVYVILFNTGSENQGIHSLKMGDRDIVLMFESEDDATRFALMLEAQDFPTPAVEELDAEEIEAFCAEAGYEARQIPQGELITPPESTVEQTDWTLEEKTNSPQPSTTDNLDDVRRRLENLL; from the coding sequence ATGCGTGTCTATGTAATATTATTCAATACGGGAAGCGAAAACCAAGGCATTCACTCTCTGAAAATGGGCGATCGAGATATTGTTTTGATGTTTGAATCAGAAGATGATGCCACTCGTTTCGCTTTAATGTTAGAAGCGCAAGACTTCCCAACACCTGCTGTAGAAGAATTGGATGCTGAGGAAATTGAAGCCTTCTGTGCAGAAGCGGGTTATGAAGCGCGACAAATTCCCCAAGGAGAATTAATTACTCCTCCTGAAAGTACGGTCGAACAAACGGATTGGACGCTAGAAGAGAAAACTAATTCTCCTCAACCTTCAACCACTGATAATTTAGACGATGTTCGTCGTCGCTTGGAAAATTTACTTTAA
- a CDS encoding DUF3082 domain-containing protein: MTSHATTLRNALLGSVIAGGLSFPLYRLTIAIIARYAEQPLPDTNQTAATIAVAVRTLVMGMGVLATAIFILVAVGLFLLAVQTGIQWLQDQQQS; the protein is encoded by the coding sequence ATGACCTCACACGCCACAACCCTTAGAAATGCTTTACTCGGATCAGTGATTGCAGGAGGCTTGAGTTTTCCCCTCTACCGACTCACGATCGCCATTATTGCTCGTTATGCCGAACAACCGCTTCCCGATACCAATCAAACCGCAGCCACGATCGCGGTAGCAGTGCGAACCTTAGTGATGGGAATGGGGGTTTTAGCAACTGCCATATTTATTTTAGTGGCTGTGGGATTATTTTTATTGGCGGTACAAACAGGAATCCAGTGGTTACAAGATCAGCAACAGAGTTAA